Genomic DNA from Noviherbaspirillum saxi:
CCATGTGCTGCACGGGGTGGACCTGCAGGTGGGCGAAGGCGAAATCGTCAGTCTGCTGGGGCGTAACGGCGTGGGGCGCTCGACCACGGTGAAGTCGACCATGGGGCAGGTCGACGTGACCGGCTCGATCAAGTTCAAGGGCGAGGAAATCAGCGGCCTGAAAGCGTTCGAGATTGCGTACAAGGGACTCGGGTATGTGCCGGAAAACCGCGACGTGTTTCCCACGCTCACGGTGGAACAGAACCTGATCCTGGGCGAAAAGAATGGCAAGGGCGCCAAGAAGAAGCCGCGCTGGACGCTGGACGACATGTACCAGATGTTTCCGCGCCTGAAGGAACGGCAGCATACGGCAGCCGGCGTGTTGTCGGGCGGCGAGCAGCAGATGCTGACGCTGTGCCGCACGCTGATGGGCGACCCGGACCTGATCATGATCGACGAGCCGACCGAGGGACTGGCGCCGAAGATCGTGGACCTGGTGGCGGAATACCTGAAGGCGTTGAAGAACCGGGGTATTTCGATCCTGCTGGTGGAGCAGAAGCTGGCGATTGCGATGGAGATATCGCAGCGGGTGTATGTGATGGGCCATGGCGCGATCGTGTTCGAGGGTACGCCCGACGACTTGCGCGCCAATGCCGCCATCCGCAAGGAATGGCTCGAAGTGTAGGTCCAGCCGGATTCGAACCCTGCGTTCCCTGTCCATTAGCGACCGAAGAAAAATGAAATCATCAATTGAAAGCCTGTGCCCGTATGAATTCGAAGCACTGTTGAATGCCTTGCGCCGCGACATGCGCTTGCAAGCCGATCTCGCCAAGGTGGATGTCGAGTGGGCAAACTGGCACGGGAACAATGCGCGCGTCAGTCAACGTATTCTGGAAGCGCTCAATCCAAAGACGATCAATCCGGATGATGTCGTTGACGATGCAGCGTGGCGAACGGATTTCGAAATTTCTCTCGGTAGAACAGGGGAGAGCACCCATGTCCGATAGCGCATTTCTACTCGATCAAATGCTTGCACTGGCCGATGCCATGCGTGCGCAGCAAGTGGCCGCACTAGGTCAGGCCAGAAGGGAAGCCGGCACTCGTGCCATGTGTCCCCGGAATGCGCCGCACGATACGGTGACGGGCATTGCGGCAGAAATTCTCAGCCGTCGCTCCCGCGGCGAATCGCTAGGATCGATTGCCCATGCGCTGAACTGTCAGGGTGTGAAAGGGCGCTACGGCGCCCGATGGTATACGGCCAGCGTGCGTGCTTACCTACGAAGAATCAGGCCGGCGATATAAGGGACATCATTTATCCAGGGAAGTCAGGATGTGATATGCAGCAGTCACCCTGGCATCAATCGGATAATTTTTGTTCGCCAGAATCACAATGCCTAATTTTTGTGCAGGAATGAAAGCAACATAGGCTGCAAAGCCATTCGTTGATCCGGTCTTGTTGATCAGCACATCCGTCTGTGGTGGTAGAGGAGGACTTAGCGTCGTTACCGTCGTAGGCTGATAGATCATCGTATCGGCGTTACCTGCCAACAGCTTTTTCAGTGTTAAAGGATAAGAATACTGCTCCCATATCAAGCTCTGTGTCATTTCACCCGATTTGAAATATCCCTTGTGGGTCTCGTCTATCGCGCGCTGCAACTTCGCGTCAAGTTTTGCCAGTTGCATGTTCGCCTCAAGGAAGCCGATCATGTCGATCGTTGAGGATTTCACCGCGTAGGCTTCGGACGCCAGAACTCCAGGATTCATGCGAACCGGTGCATCCTTTTTGGTATAGCCTTGCGCGTAATCCTTCATTCGGTCTGACGGCACGTTGATGAAACTGTTCACCATGCCAAGCGCAGGGAATAACTTTTTCTCAAGTGCATCATCAAAGGATTGCTGCATGCTTTTGGCGGCAATCATGCCGAGCATCCCAATGCCCGGGTTCGAATATGTCCTATGCGTGCCGGGCGGATAAGCGGGTTGCCAAACCTTGAAATAGTCGATCAGTTGGTTGGTATTGTTGATATTGTCCGGGACTTGCAGCGGGAGTCCACCGGGAGTATGCGTTCCCAGGTTGAGCAAGGTGAGCTTGTCAAAGCTGCTGCCCTGCAAGGATGGAAAATATTTGCCGGGACTGTCGGATAAGGAAAGCTTGCCGTTGACCTGAGCATAGGCCGCCAGCGTCGCCGTGAACGTTTTCGTAATCGACCCGATCTCGAAAAGGGTCTTGCTCGCGATGGGATGTTTGCTTTCCCTCGACGCTATGCCATAGTTGTAGAAATACCTTTTCCCGTTAACGGTGACAGCGATTGCCATGCCCGGAATATCATAAGTATGCATGACGGGGCGGATCGTATTGTCTACGGTTTCTCCGATCCTGGACTGATCCCGCCCACCGGCCGCATAGCTGTTGGCCGCGAATAAGCAGGTAATAGCTGAGATCATTGTTAACAGTCGCATAGCTTGGGCAAACCTTCGATTTGTATTGTCGGGTCAAGAAGTATAAGGAGGATAGTCCTTGCGATCCGCCAGACTGTCTGGAAGGCTTGTTCAGCCCGATGTCACAGATCATTCCTGAACGGGCTGTACCGGACCTGCTTCTCTTTCAAGGCAGGTTGGCCGCGAAGATGTCGTATCGGCAGGTGGTCTCGATCATGCAGGAATTCCTGCATGGTACCGAAAAGCTCAATCATGTGACAGTGCGAAATCGCACTTTACGGGTTGGAGCTCGAGTCGATGCCATCGAGTTGCCGCCTGCCGAGGCGTTATCTCCAGATGCCGAGTGGCCTATCGCGATCGACGGTGGGTTCGTACGGGGAAGGGAAGAAGCGCGGCCCGCTTCGTTCGAGATACTGACCGGACGTCTTTGTGCGCCTGGCATGAAGCCACGCGTCTTTGCTTGTGTGCGTGGTGAAGTAGCCTCCATAGCGCAGCGCCTTGCTTCGCTGCTACAGGCCTGTTCTGGCTCGACCACGCCGAAGGTCTGCATGACTACAGGCGGTGCGAATGGTGTACAGAGCATACATCGCCAGTTACCGTTTCCGGCAACCCCCATCCTGGACCGGTTCCATATCTCGATGCGCATTCGATATCTGGAGCAGATCTCAAAAGGAATGTGCGCACGGTCAAAGCCAGGGATCTGCGCTAATTTTCGGCTGGTGGCGTTTCCCCGGTGCCAAATCTGGATCTGCAGTTCCAGTTCACTGACCTGGCGGTCAAGTTCCTTCAAATGCCCAAGCAGGCGTTGCACTAACTGACGCAGGACGGTTGGTAATTCGTCGCGGGCAGCTTGTTCGTCTTAACGTAAAGCTTCACAAACTGAGGCGCCATCAATCGGACGGTATGATCCAGTGTCTGCAATTTCCTCGCTCAGTAATGGGCACTGCTGCGCGCTTCCATGCCAACCAGGCACGGTGTTAGGTTGGCGAAGAAAGGCAATACGTGGTTGCGCTTCAATGCCATCTTGAGCATCACCTTGCCCTGCTGATTTACGGCATGGATCTGGATCACGTTCTTTGCCAGATCAAGCCCGACTGTTGTAATCTGCATTTCGTACCCCTCTCAATTAGTGGACCATCGCACTTTTCCACTGTGGCATTTCGATAGCGTTTCGGGAAGGGGCGTCCATTACTCCTGCATTGATTTTGCCAAACGGCTTACCTAGCTATAGGTACTCTGCTCGGCCGTACCGTAGCGCTTGACTACTTCGACAATCAGCGGCTTGTCGACTACTCACAAAATCCTCACGAACAGCACGTCGCTGTGTCAGCTATCCCTCATGACGCCCTTTGGCTGGGTAGCTGCGCTCTCGAATTCCGTCTGGCCTGAATTTTTAGGTCAGGTCAGGAGATCACGACTTCCCAGGCAGGACGCTTGACATTCAAAGTAACATTGGAGAGAATCAATGCACCGAAATGTCAAATACATCGGGCGGCTCAGTAAGGGCATGAAAATATAACTATTGGTAGGAGACAACGATGCAATCGGATTTACCTTGTGGCGACATCCAAGTGCCGCGCCAAGCGATGTGGCGTATGGCCATACTGGCAATGTTTTTGCCCGCTTCCGTTCAGGCGTTCGAATTGAATATCGCGGATGACCACTGGAAGTTGAACTGGGACAACACCTTGACATATAACTTGGGGGCGCGTGTACGGGACGTGAACCCGCTGATTGGTAATAATCCCGCCTTCCATCAGGCTGAGCATAAGTTTCCTAATGCTGGCGATGTTGTCACCAATAGAGCTTCTGTCCTCACCGAGTTCAATGCTATTTATCAGGGACGGATGGGCGTGCGGCTCTCTGCCTCAGCCTGGAAGGATTTAGCGTACGACCGCGATGCAGCGACGAACCCAGGTACTTACGCACCGGGTATTCCCTACAGCGCGATCCAAGCGTATCCCGGCGGAAGATATTCGTCCTACACTGACCGTTACTACGTACAGGGCGCCCAATTACTTGACGCGTTCCTGTTCAGTAACTTCGAGGTTGCCGGCAAACCGACGTACCTAAAGTTGGGTCAGCTGACCGAGTACTGGGGGAACGCAATGTTTTTCCCATATCAGGCATTGTCCTATTCGCAGGGCGCCATCGATGGAATCAAGCTTGCGTCGTCTCCTGGCACTGACGTGAAGGAGTTGTTCATTCCACGCCAACAAATGAGCTTGACTAGTCAGATTACACCGGAGCTCGCACTATCGGCCCAGTACTTTCTTGGATTTACGCGTAATCGGCTGCCGGAGGGGGGGACATTCCGCGGGCCGGTCGACTTTCTGTTTCAAGGGCCGTCGAGCATGTTCGCTGGCGCTGTTCCAGATGGAACCGGTAGCTTTTTCCCATTCAGCATCCCAGCTGGTGGAGCCAACGTCCCGCCGAAACGCAATAACAACTTTGGCGTCAAGCTCGCTTGGACTCCAAGTTCCATGAACGGCGCTGTCTCCGCTCAATATCGAAAGTTCGATGAAGTGCAGCCGTGGTCACCCTTGTTCAACTTTGGGCCGGGCGGCCTGCCGACAGACTACCACCTTGCTTACAACCAGGGTGCCGAACTCTTCGGTGTAAGTGTCGATACAACGCTCGGTCAGGTAAGTACCGGATTAGAGCTCTCGTATCGACGTAACACCGCATTAAACAGCAATGGTTTCAACCCTGCTGTTCCGGTCCAGACAGAGGGCGCCAAGGGCAATACTTTGAATATCGTAGCCAACGCCCTTGTGCCGCTGTCGCGTACGCCGCTGTGGGATACCGGCATTTTGGCTGCGGAGCTCGCCGTCACTCATCTGCGCGATGTGACCTCAAACGAAGCTTTATATAACGGTGTCGGCAGAGCTGGATGCGTTGGCGGAAAGTGGGATGGATGCTCCACCCGCAATTACGTTGCGTTCGCCTTCAAGATCGAACCGCAGTGGCTGCAGGTATTCCCCGGCGTCGACCTCAGTGCGCCCATCAGCGACGTGATTGGTGTTTACGGCAACTCGCCTTCACTTGAGGGCGGTATCTACCAGGGGAGTCACAACTTTTCGGTTGGGTTGAAGGCATTGATCCGCCAGAAGACCAGCATCACGCTCGCATACAACGGCGCCTACTACCGGACCAATGGCGTAACAACCACGCCTAGTGGTCTGCCGCTTTACTCCGGCGGCAACGGTGGTTTCGGCCTCAATGACCGGAATTGGATCTCGCTTACCGCGCAGACCTCGTTCTGACCTTCTCGATAACGGAGACAAGAAATGAAAAAACTTATTACCCTTTCTCTTACAGGTGCGTTGCTGTTGCACTTCGGGCCGGCCACGTCCGCTGTTAGCAACGAAGAAGCAAAGCAGCTGGGGGAGGCATTGACATCCTTCGGTGCGATCAAGGCGGGCAATGCGGACGGTTCAATTCCACCCTATACTGGAGGCTTGACTAAGCCCCCAGTGGGCTTCGATCCAAAGAGCGGAGTCTGGCCAGATCCTTTCTCTAACGAGAAGCCAATCGTCAAAATTACCGCGGCCAACATGGCCCAATATGCCGACAAGCTGACGCCGGGTACGCAAGCCCTGCTCAAACGATTCCCGACCTACCGAATCGACGTGTACAAGAGCCATAGGACGATGCACTACCCGGATTGGGTGCTGCAGAATACGGCAAAGAACGCTACTACTGCGAAGCTGACCGGCAAGGTCGATGGCGATGGTGTCGAAGGGGCGTTCGGCGGGATTCCGTTTCCCATCCCCAAGAGCGGAACGGAAGTGATGTGGAACAACCTGTTGAGCTACCAGCGTACCCAAATCGATGTGTACAACCCAGGTCAGTACTTGGTGGATGCGGCGGGCAACCGGAGCCAACTGCCGACAACGCCATCGAAAACCTACTATCCACACTACGACCGCGCACTGGCGGACAAAGGAAGCGGGGAGATGTACAGCAAGCTTTGGGCCCAGGTGGCAGCGCCCCCCACCATGGCAGGTACTGCCTTCCTAGTAAACTATCCCATCAACTACGCATCGTCCGACCAGCAATCCTGGGTCTATACACCAGGCCAGCGACGCGTGCGCATGGCGCCTGAGTATCGTTACGATACGCCTTATGCCCAGAACGGAGGTGTGTTGTTCTGGGACGAACTGCAACTCTTTCGAGGTCGGATGGACCGTTTCGACTTCAAGTTAGTGGGTCGCAAAGAACTTTACATCCCGTATAACAACTACAAATACCCCACGATGCCCGCCGAGGCGATCTATGGGACCAAGCACATAGAGGGCGATGCCGTACGCTGGGAATTGCATCGCGTTTGGGTAGTGGAGGCATCCCTTAAAGACGGCGCCCGCCATGCCTATTCCAAACGTGTCTTCTACTTTGACGAAGACACATGGGCTCTCGTCGAGGCTGACGGCTTCGATCAGGAAGGGAAGCTCTGGCGCGTGGGACTCGCCTATACCTTCAACTACTATGACGGAATCGGCGGTGGAATGTTCGCGCAGTCGTGCACCTATGATCTTCAGAAGGG
This window encodes:
- a CDS encoding ABC transporter ATP-binding protein, encoding MAALLEIKDLHAYYGKSHVLHGVDLQVGEGEIVSLLGRNGVGRSTTVKSTMGQVDVTGSIKFKGEEISGLKAFEIAYKGLGYVPENRDVFPTLTVEQNLILGEKNGKGAKKKPRWTLDDMYQMFPRLKERQHTAAGVLSGGEQQMLTLCRTLMGDPDLIMIDEPTEGLAPKIVDLVAEYLKALKNRGISILLVEQKLAIAMEISQRVYVMGHGAIVFEGTPDDLRANAAIRKEWLEV
- a CDS encoding recombinase family protein; translation: MSDSAFLLDQMLALADAMRAQQVAALGQARREAGTRAMCPRNAPHDTVTGIAAEILSRRSRGESLGSIAHALNCQGVKGRYGARWYTASVRAYLRRIRPAI
- the ampC gene encoding class C beta-lactamase, whose protein sequence is MRLLTMISAITCLFAANSYAAGGRDQSRIGETVDNTIRPVMHTYDIPGMAIAVTVNGKRYFYNYGIASRESKHPIASKTLFEIGSITKTFTATLAAYAQVNGKLSLSDSPGKYFPSLQGSSFDKLTLLNLGTHTPGGLPLQVPDNINNTNQLIDYFKVWQPAYPPGTHRTYSNPGIGMLGMIAAKSMQQSFDDALEKKLFPALGMVNSFINVPSDRMKDYAQGYTKKDAPVRMNPGVLASEAYAVKSSTIDMIGFLEANMQLAKLDAKLQRAIDETHKGYFKSGEMTQSLIWEQYSYPLTLKKLLAGNADTMIYQPTTVTTLSPPLPPQTDVLINKTGSTNGFAAYVAFIPAQKLGIVILANKNYPIDARVTAAYHILTSLDK
- a CDS encoding DUF1302 domain-containing protein produces the protein MQSDLPCGDIQVPRQAMWRMAILAMFLPASVQAFELNIADDHWKLNWDNTLTYNLGARVRDVNPLIGNNPAFHQAEHKFPNAGDVVTNRASVLTEFNAIYQGRMGVRLSASAWKDLAYDRDAATNPGTYAPGIPYSAIQAYPGGRYSSYTDRYYVQGAQLLDAFLFSNFEVAGKPTYLKLGQLTEYWGNAMFFPYQALSYSQGAIDGIKLASSPGTDVKELFIPRQQMSLTSQITPELALSAQYFLGFTRNRLPEGGTFRGPVDFLFQGPSSMFAGAVPDGTGSFFPFSIPAGGANVPPKRNNNFGVKLAWTPSSMNGAVSAQYRKFDEVQPWSPLFNFGPGGLPTDYHLAYNQGAELFGVSVDTTLGQVSTGLELSYRRNTALNSNGFNPAVPVQTEGAKGNTLNIVANALVPLSRTPLWDTGILAAELAVTHLRDVTSNEALYNGVGRAGCVGGKWDGCSTRNYVAFAFKIEPQWLQVFPGVDLSAPISDVIGVYGNSPSLEGGIYQGSHNFSVGLKALIRQKTSITLAYNGAYYRTNGVTTTPSGLPLYSGGNGGFGLNDRNWISLTAQTSF
- a CDS encoding DUF1329 domain-containing protein → MKKLITLSLTGALLLHFGPATSAVSNEEAKQLGEALTSFGAIKAGNADGSIPPYTGGLTKPPVGFDPKSGVWPDPFSNEKPIVKITAANMAQYADKLTPGTQALLKRFPTYRIDVYKSHRTMHYPDWVLQNTAKNATTAKLTGKVDGDGVEGAFGGIPFPIPKSGTEVMWNNLLSYQRTQIDVYNPGQYLVDAAGNRSQLPTTPSKTYYPHYDRALADKGSGEMYSKLWAQVAAPPTMAGTAFLVNYPINYASSDQQSWVYTPGQRRVRMAPEYRYDTPYAQNGGVLFWDELQLFRGRMDRFDFKLVGRKELYIPYNNYKYPTMPAEAIYGTKHIEGDAVRWELHRVWVVEASLKDGARHAYSKRVFYFDEDTWALVEADGFDQEGKLWRVGLAYTFNYYDGIGGGMFAQSCTYDLQKGSYFSYLSPTANGAPKIFVHDKLDTPALFTPSGLAGTGVR